One region of Vitis vinifera cultivar Pinot Noir 40024 chromosome 1, ASM3070453v1 genomic DNA includes:
- the LOC100249092 gene encoding receptor protein kinase TMK1, which yields MRGQLCVVLVCLLALTLNVQSQSSSGDADVMQVLKKNLNQPSDLGWSDSDPCKWDGVSCDGDRRVTRIQIGGKNLKGSLPSNLTDLTALEILEVQYNQLSGPLPSLSRLSLLQRLLLSNNNFTSVPSGFFDGMTSLQTVALDNNPFSPWVFPVSLQAAGSLKSFSANSAGISGKFPEIFEAFPSLTDLHLAFNSLEGGLPSSFSGSSIQTLWLNGQESASKLNGTIEVLQNMTSLTQVWLNMNSFTGPLPDFSSLTNLQDLNLRDNGFTGPVPSTLLNLKSLKTVNLTNNLLQGPMPEFASSVAADMVGVNMFCLPEPGPCSQTVNTLLEVAKSMGYPSSLAKNWKGNDPCDQWFGLTCDDGGIAVVNLQKMGLSGTISSNFSTLGSLQKLILADNNLTGTIPAELTNLQNLRELDVSNNQLYGQIPNFRSNVIVKTEGNPDIGKEGGDDPNPGTPSGGPPDSPTSPDADSPGNGGKKSNTVVIVGSVVGSVGAVFLIGLVGFCFYRTRQKHFGRVQSPNTMVIHPRHSGSDNDAVKITIANSSVNGGGSETYSHASSGPSDIQMIEAGSMVISIQVLRNVTNNFSEENVLGRGGFGTVYKGELHDGTKIAVKRMESGVVSEKGLTEFKSEIAVLTKVRHRHLVALLGYCLDGNERLLVYEYMPQGTLSRHLFNWKEEGMKPLEWMKRLSIALDVARGVEYLHGLAHQSFIHRDLKPSNILLGDDMRAKVADFGLVRLAPEGKASIETRLAGTFGYLAPEYAVTGRVTTKVDVFSFGVILMEIISGRRALDETQPEESMHLVTWFRRMQINKESFQKSIDQTIDLDEETLASISTVAELAGHCCAREPYQRPDMSHAVNVLSSLVELWKPADLDSEDMYGIDLDMTLPQALKKWQAFEGSSQLDSSSSYIASADNTQTSIPTRPYGFAESFTSADGR from the exons ATGCGGGGCCAGCTTTGTGTGGTTCTTGTTTGTCTCCTCGCCCTCACCCTTAACGTGCAGTCTCAGTCCAGTTCCGGGGATGCCGATGTAATGCAGGTTTTGAAGAAGAATCTCAACCAGCCTTCCGATTTGGGGTGGTCCGACTCCGACCCCTGTAAATGGGACGGTGTGAGCTGCGATGGCGATAGACGGGTCACACGGATTCAGATCGGAGGAAAGAATCTCAAGGGTAGTCTCCCCTCGAATCTGACCGACCTCACTGCCTTGGAGATATTGGAGGTGCAGTACAACCAACTGAGTGGGCCACTGCCGAGTCTGTCTAGGTTGAGTCTTCTGCAGAGACTCCTACTCAGCAACAACAATTTCACTTCCGTACCCTCTGGTTTCTTCGATGGAATGACATCTCTTCAAACCGTGGCTCTAGACAACAACCCCTTTTCTCCATGGGTATTTCCGGTGAGTCTTCAGGCGGCTGGTTCACTAAAATCCTTCTCTGCTAATTCTGCTGGTATTTCTGGAAAATTTCCTGAAATTTTCGAAGCGTTCCCTAGTTTGACGGATTTGCATTTGGCTTTTAATTCTCTGGAAGGTGGATTGCCTTCCAGCTTCTCTGGTTCTTCAATTCAGACTTTGTGGTTGAATGGGCAAGAGAGTGCCTCCAAACTTAATGGTACAATTGAAGTGCTACAGAACATGACATCCTTGACACAGGTTTGGTTGAATATGAATAGTTTTACAGGTCCTTTGCCCGATTTTTCCAGCTTAACGAATCTGCAAGATTTGAATTTGAGGGATAATGGATTCACGGGTCCTGTTCCATCTACCTTACTGAACCTTAAGTCTCTTAAAACGGTGAATTTGACCAATAACTTGCTTCAGGGACCCATGCCGGAATTCGCAAGTTCTGTTGCAGCGGATATGGTGGGGGTGAACATGTTTTGTTTGCCTGAACCTGGTCCCTGTAGTCAAACCGTTAATACATTACTTGAGGTTGCAAAATCCATGGGATACCCGAGTAGTCTTGCCAAGAATTGGAAAGGGAATGACCCTTGTGACCAGTGGTTTGGACTCACTTGTGATGATGGAGGCATTGCAGTTGTTAATTTGCAGAAAATGGGTCTTTCGGGTACCATTTCTTCAAACTTCTCCACTCTTGGTTCATTGCAAAAATTGATTCTTGCTGATAATAATCTCACGGGTACCATACCAGCGGAGCTTACGAATCTGCAGAACCTTAGGGAGCTTGATGTCTCAAACAATCAACTTTATGGCCAAATACCAAATTTTAGGAGTAATGTCATTGTAAAAACTGAGGGTAATCCTGATATTGGAAAAGAGGGTGGTGATGACCCAAATCCAGGAACTCCATCTGGGGGTCCTCCAGACTCACCAACCTCACCTGATGCAGATTCTCCTGGAAATGGCGGCAAGAAATCTAACACTGTAGTGATTGTGGGTAGTGTTGTTGGTTCTGTTGGAGCAGTTTTCTTGATTGGATTGGTAGGTTTCTGTTTCTATAGAACAAGACAAAAGCACTTTGGGAGAGTGCAGAGTCCAAACACAATGGTGATTCATCCTCGTCATTCAGGGTCAGATAATGATGCTGTTAAAATCACAATTGCTAATTCAAGTGTTAATGGTGGAGGGAGTGAAACTTACAGTCACGCAAGTAGTGGGCCTAGTGACATCCAAATGATTGAGGCTGGAAGCATGGTAATTTCAATTCAAGTTTTAAGGAATGTGACTAACAATTTTAGTGAAGAAAATGTATTGGGAAGAGGAGGCTTTGGAACTGTATACAAGGGGGAATTGCATGATGGGACAAAGATTGCAGTGAAGAGGATGGAATCCGGAGTGGTGAGTGAGAAGGGTTTAACAGAGTTTAAATCTGAGATTGCTGTTCTTACCAAGGTTAGACACCGGCATTTGGTTGCACTTCTAGGATATTGCTTGGATGGAAATGAAAGGCTCCTTGTTTATGAATACATGCCTCAGGGGACTCTTAGTAGGCACCTATTTAATTGGAAGGAGGAAGGGATGAAACCCCTTGAGTGGATGAAAAGGTTGAGCATTGCCTTGGATGTTGCCAGAGGTGTTGAATACCTACATGGCTTAGCCCATCAGAGTTTCATCCATAGGGATCTTAAACCCTCCAATATTCTCCTTGGGGATGATATGCGGGCTAAAGTTGCAGATTTTGGATTGGTTCGTCTTGCCCCAGAAGGGAAAGCCTCAATTGAAACAAGACTAGCAGGAACTTTTGGGTATCTCGCACCAGAATATGCAG TAACGGGACGAGTAACTACCAAGGTTGATGTGTTCAGCTTTGGGGTGATTCTGATGGAGATTATCTCAGGAAGAAGAGCACTTGATGAAACTCAGCCCGAGGAGAGCATGCATCTTGTCACTTGGTTTCGGAGGATGCAAATTAACAAGGAGTCATTCCAGAAGTCCATCGACCAGACAATTGATCTTGATGAAGAAACCCTTGCCAGTATCAGCACTGTTGCCGAGCTGGCTGGCCACTGCTGTGCTAGGGAGCCTTATCAAAGACCAGACATGAGCCATGCTGTCAATGTGCTTTCATCTCTTGTTGAGCTCTGGAAACCCGCTGATCTAGATTCCGAAGACATGTATGGAATTGACCTTGATATGACCTTACCGCAGGCGCTCAAGAAGTGGCAGGCATTCGAAGGAAGTAGCCAATTGGATTCTTCATCATCTTATATTGCCAGTGCTGATAATACCCAGACCAGCATTCCCACTCGACCATATGGGTTTGCAGAATCATTTACATCTGCAGATGGGCGGTAG